The proteins below are encoded in one region of Vicinamibacterales bacterium:
- a CDS encoding FAD-binding oxidoreductase, with amino-acid sequence MSHRIAARAPRGPVSSPPVDSDASTLQSYLEDAAHYPGGVAAGVVVPRSEGEVAAVVRDHPRVLPIGAQSSVTGGATPRGEVVLSTAKMAAIIEIGDEVARVQPGLPLVTLKETLTAQGRYYPPAPTYDGAFVGGTIATNASGAATFKYGSTRNWVKALTVVLACGEVLDIERGRVFASRNGIFEIETSRGVLRVPVPTYVMPDVPKRSAGYFAQPGMDLIDLFIGSEGTLGVIVEATLGIVTPAPGACLALVPFPDEALALRVVGRLRQQSKLTWGSQDPKGLDVSAIEMLDRRCLAMLHADGSDAKNGIALPDDTSVAMLIQVELPPAATGEEAFDQIASALDEGASDTPLGRFCRMLDEAGVLDHVEVAVPGDRARAAQLFAFREAAPEAVKYRVSVAKQQVDPGIQKTAADMIVPFERFGEMLQVYRDGYEARGLDYAIWGHVSDGNVHPNVIPRSLADVTSGQEAILDFGRAVIALGGSPLSEHGVGRSAIKQALLRELYGERGIAEMRAVKHALDPDGKLSPGVLFPER; translated from the coding sequence ATGTCGCATCGTATCGCTGCGCGCGCCCCCCGTGGTCCTGTCTCGTCACCGCCGGTCGATTCCGACGCCTCCACGCTGCAGTCGTATTTGGAGGACGCGGCGCACTATCCGGGCGGAGTCGCCGCCGGCGTCGTCGTGCCGCGGAGCGAGGGCGAGGTGGCGGCCGTGGTTCGCGACCACCCTCGCGTGCTGCCAATCGGGGCTCAGTCGTCGGTGACGGGCGGCGCCACGCCGCGGGGCGAGGTGGTGCTGAGCACCGCGAAGATGGCGGCCATCATCGAGATCGGGGACGAGGTCGCCCGCGTGCAGCCGGGCCTGCCGCTCGTGACGCTCAAGGAGACGCTGACCGCGCAGGGTCGCTACTACCCGCCCGCGCCAACCTACGACGGCGCCTTCGTGGGCGGGACGATTGCCACGAATGCCTCTGGCGCCGCCACGTTCAAGTACGGCAGCACGCGGAACTGGGTGAAGGCGTTGACGGTGGTGCTCGCGTGCGGCGAGGTTCTCGACATCGAACGCGGTCGGGTGTTTGCGAGCCGCAACGGGATCTTCGAGATCGAAACGTCGCGCGGTGTGCTTCGTGTCCCGGTGCCGACGTACGTGATGCCGGACGTTCCGAAGCGATCGGCCGGGTACTTCGCGCAGCCGGGCATGGACCTGATCGATCTGTTCATCGGCTCGGAAGGCACGCTCGGCGTGATTGTCGAAGCGACCCTCGGGATCGTCACGCCCGCGCCCGGCGCCTGCCTGGCGCTCGTGCCGTTCCCGGACGAGGCGCTCGCCCTCCGCGTGGTCGGCAGGCTGCGGCAGCAGTCGAAGCTGACGTGGGGCAGCCAGGACCCGAAGGGGCTCGACGTGTCGGCCATCGAGATGCTCGATCGCCGGTGCCTCGCGATGCTGCACGCCGATGGCAGCGACGCCAAGAACGGGATTGCGCTGCCCGACGACACCTCCGTCGCGATGCTAATCCAGGTCGAATTGCCGCCCGCGGCCACCGGCGAGGAGGCGTTCGATCAGATTGCGTCGGCTCTGGACGAGGGGGCGTCCGATACCCCGCTCGGCCGTTTCTGCCGGATGCTCGATGAGGCAGGCGTGCTCGATCACGTCGAAGTTGCCGTCCCAGGCGACCGCGCGCGCGCCGCGCAGTTGTTCGCCTTTCGCGAGGCGGCGCCCGAGGCGGTCAAGTACCGCGTGTCGGTGGCCAAGCAGCAGGTGGACCCTGGCATTCAGAAGACGGCTGCCGACATGATCGTGCCGTTCGAACGCTTCGGCGAGATGCTGCAGGTGTACCGGGATGGTTACGAGGCGCGAGGGCTCGACTACGCCATCTGGGGGCATGTCTCGGACGGCAACGTGCACCCGAATGTCATCCCGCGTTCGCTCGCGGATGTCACGTCCGGCCAGGAGGCCATCCTCGACTTCGGCCGCGCCGTCATCGCCCTCGGCGGCTCACCGCTCTCCGAGCACGGCGTCGGCCGGAGCGCAATCAAGCAGGCCCTCCTCCGCGAGCTGTACGGAGAGCGGGGGATTGCCGAGATGCGCGCGGTGAAGCACGCGCTCGACCCCGATGGCAAGCTCTCTCCCGGCGTGCTGTTCCCGGAACGGTAG
- a CDS encoding rhodanese-like domain-containing protein, with amino-acid sequence MAAGQTPAAPDLSAAPRITLEEFKKIHDANAVLVVDVRDAESFAQGHIPGAILVPLAQVTQQLKQLKASPKPIVTYCAUPEEHTSARAALDLASAGIRNVKALKGGWNEWVGKGNPVEKGK; translated from the coding sequence ATGGCGGCCGGACAGACGCCCGCGGCGCCGGACCTGTCCGCGGCGCCCCGGATCACGCTGGAAGAGTTCAAGAAGATCCACGACGCCAACGCCGTCCTCGTCGTGGACGTGCGCGACGCCGAGTCGTTCGCGCAGGGACACATTCCGGGCGCCATCCTCGTGCCGCTCGCGCAGGTGACGCAGCAGTTGAAGCAACTGAAGGCGTCGCCGAAGCCCATCGTGACCTACTGTGCTTGACCGGAGGAACACACGAGCGCCCGTGCGGCGCTGGATCTCGCGTCGGCCGGTATCAGGAACGTGAAGGCATTGAAGGGCGGATGGAACGAGTGGGTCGGGAAGGGGAATCCGGTGGAGAAAGGGAAGTAG
- a CDS encoding sodium:solute symporter, with protein sequence MHIVDWLVIAVYLVWIVYDGLKRTRSANEIDGYLLAKRSLPWWAVGLSVMATQLSAITLVGTTGQGYADGMRFVQFYFGLPIAMVILSLTVVPFFNRARVYTAYEYLEQRFDAKTRGLATLLFLGGRSLSCGVIIAAPAVILSVVLGWNLTLTVLAIGIPTATYTMFGGVQAVAWTDVKQMVVVVAAVLCAVVALVFGLPREVGLGDALHIAGAVGRLQTLDFSLNPAEKYTVWSGTLAGLFLMLSYFGCDQSQVQRYLTAKSIDEGRSSLMISAFVKIPFQALILLTGVLVFAFYLFTQPPMLFNPVYQSRVASSDRAGEYRALEQDFNSTFERRRQAALAFAASRRSGNTPAADAARAAFTAANASLTATRAQATTLVRQVTGDSIYNDVNYVFPTFVTTRLPIGLVGLVIAAIFAAAMSASAGEMNALATSTVIDIYRRHIRKRAPDAHYLLVSKLATGVWGLTACVFALYAARAGSLIEVVNKVGSLFYGTLLGAFALAIGTRRATGTGAFVGMLAGFATVLWAARYSNISYLWYNVVGAVVVVVVGLLVSAAQGTQPRPAVGSQN encoded by the coding sequence ATGCACATTGTCGACTGGCTGGTCATCGCGGTGTACCTCGTCTGGATCGTCTATGACGGTCTGAAGCGCACGCGCTCGGCCAACGAGATCGACGGCTACCTGCTGGCCAAGCGAAGCCTGCCTTGGTGGGCGGTCGGCCTGTCGGTGATGGCCACGCAACTGAGCGCCATCACGCTCGTCGGGACCACCGGGCAGGGCTACGCCGACGGCATGCGCTTCGTGCAGTTCTACTTCGGCCTGCCCATCGCGATGGTGATCCTCTCCCTCACCGTCGTCCCCTTCTTCAATCGGGCGCGTGTCTACACCGCGTACGAGTATCTGGAGCAGCGTTTCGACGCGAAGACGCGGGGCCTGGCGACGCTGCTGTTCCTGGGCGGGCGCAGCCTGTCGTGCGGCGTGATCATCGCGGCGCCGGCCGTCATCCTGTCGGTCGTGCTCGGATGGAATCTGACGCTCACCGTGCTGGCCATCGGCATCCCGACCGCCACCTATACGATGTTCGGCGGCGTGCAGGCGGTCGCGTGGACCGATGTGAAGCAGATGGTGGTGGTCGTGGCGGCGGTCCTCTGTGCAGTCGTCGCGCTCGTGTTCGGCCTCCCGCGGGAGGTGGGCCTGGGTGACGCGCTGCACATCGCCGGCGCGGTCGGCCGCCTCCAGACGCTCGACTTCTCGCTGAACCCCGCCGAGAAGTACACCGTCTGGTCGGGCACCCTTGCCGGCCTGTTCCTGATGCTGTCGTACTTCGGCTGCGATCAGAGCCAGGTCCAACGCTACCTGACCGCGAAATCGATCGACGAGGGACGCAGTTCGTTGATGATCAGCGCCTTCGTGAAGATCCCGTTCCAGGCGCTCATTCTGCTGACCGGCGTGCTCGTGTTCGCCTTCTACCTGTTCACTCAGCCGCCGATGCTCTTCAACCCGGTCTATCAATCCCGGGTGGCGTCGAGCGACCGGGCGGGTGAGTACCGCGCGCTCGAGCAGGACTTCAATTCGACGTTCGAACGACGGCGCCAGGCGGCGCTCGCCTTCGCAGCCTCGAGACGGTCGGGAAACACACCCGCCGCCGATGCGGCCCGCGCGGCGTTCACCGCCGCCAACGCCAGTTTGACGGCGACGCGGGCCCAGGCAACGACGCTCGTGCGGCAGGTGACGGGCGACTCAATCTACAACGACGTGAACTACGTGTTCCCGACGTTCGTGACGACGCGCCTGCCCATCGGACTCGTCGGGCTGGTGATTGCCGCGATCTTCGCGGCCGCGATGTCCGCGTCCGCCGGCGAGATGAACGCGCTCGCGACGTCGACCGTGATTGACATCTACCGCCGCCACATCCGCAAGCGGGCGCCAGATGCCCACTACCTGCTCGTCTCGAAGCTGGCCACCGGCGTCTGGGGGCTGACCGCCTGCGTGTTCGCGCTCTACGCCGCCCGCGCCGGGTCGCTCATCGAAGTGGTGAACAAGGTGGGGTCGCTGTTCTACGGCACGCTGCTTGGCGCATTCGCGCTGGCGATCGGCACACGGCGCGCGACCGGCACTGGCGCCTTCGTCGGCATGCTCGCCGGCTTCGCGACGGTCCTCTGGGCCGCCCGCTACTCCAACATCTCCTACCTCTGGTACAACGTCGTCGGCGCGGTCGTCGTGGTGGTCGTCGGCCTCCTGGTGAGTGCGGCGCAAGGAACTCAACCGCGCCCCGCGGTCGGGAGTCAGAACTGA
- the sufB gene encoding Fe-S cluster assembly protein SufB produces MSTATRTIEELATQDYKYGFVTDVEADTMPRGLNEDVIRQISSLKGEPRWLLDWRLKSYRTWLTLADPDWANVKYDPIDYQDIIYYSAPRRKKALQSLDEFDPEIRRTFEKLGIPVEEQKALAGVAVDAVFDSVSVATTFKGKLAELGIIFCSFSEAVREHPDLVRQYLGSVVPHSDNFYAALNSAVFSDGSFCYVPKGVRCPMELSTYFRINAQNTGQFERTLIIADEGAHVSYLEGCTAPMRDENQLHAAVVELVALDNSTIKYSTVQNWYPGDKNGKGGIYNFVTKRGHCRGANSKITWTQVETGSAITWKYPSCILQGDNSVGEFYSVAVTNNYQQADTGTKMIHLGKNTRSTIVSKGISAGHGQNTYRGMVKIARNAANARNYSQCDSLLIGDLCGAHTFPYIEIKNTSSQMEHEASTSKIGEDQIFYCRQRGLSTEDAVNMIVSGFCKEVFRELPMEFAVEAQKLLGVSLEGSVG; encoded by the coding sequence ATGAGCACCGCGACGCGGACCATCGAGGAGTTGGCTACCCAGGACTACAAATACGGGTTCGTGACCGACGTCGAGGCGGACACGATGCCCCGCGGTCTGAACGAGGACGTCATCCGGCAGATTTCCAGCCTGAAAGGCGAGCCGCGGTGGCTCCTCGACTGGCGGTTAAAGTCCTATCGCACCTGGCTGACGCTCGCGGATCCCGACTGGGCCAACGTCAAATACGATCCGATCGACTACCAGGACATCATCTACTACTCGGCACCCAGGCGGAAGAAGGCGCTGCAGAGTCTCGACGAGTTCGATCCCGAGATCCGCCGGACGTTCGAGAAGCTCGGCATTCCGGTCGAAGAACAGAAGGCGCTTGCCGGCGTCGCGGTCGATGCGGTGTTCGACAGCGTGTCGGTGGCCACGACCTTCAAGGGCAAACTGGCCGAACTCGGCATCATCTTCTGCTCGTTTTCCGAAGCCGTTCGCGAGCATCCCGACCTGGTTCGCCAGTACCTCGGATCGGTCGTGCCGCACTCCGACAACTTCTATGCAGCCCTGAACTCCGCGGTCTTCAGCGACGGCTCGTTCTGCTACGTGCCCAAGGGCGTCCGGTGCCCGATGGAGTTGTCGACGTACTTCCGCATCAACGCGCAGAACACGGGACAGTTCGAGCGGACGTTGATCATCGCGGACGAAGGCGCGCACGTCAGCTACCTCGAAGGCTGCACGGCGCCGATGCGGGACGAGAACCAGTTGCACGCGGCCGTTGTCGAGCTGGTCGCACTCGACAACTCCACCATCAAGTACTCGACCGTGCAGAACTGGTACCCCGGCGACAAGAACGGGAAGGGCGGCATCTACAACTTCGTGACCAAACGCGGCCATTGCCGCGGCGCGAACTCGAAGATCACCTGGACGCAGGTGGAGACGGGCTCGGCGATCACGTGGAAGTACCCGAGCTGCATCCTGCAAGGCGACAACTCGGTGGGCGAGTTCTACTCGGTCGCCGTGACGAACAACTACCAGCAGGCCGACACCGGCACGAAGATGATCCATCTCGGGAAGAACACCCGCAGCACGATCGTCTCGAAAGGGATCTCGGCCGGCCACGGACAGAACACGTACCGCGGCATGGTGAAGATCGCCAGGAACGCCGCCAACGCGCGCAACTACTCGCAGTGCGACTCGCTCCTGATCGGCGACCTCTGCGGCGCGCACACGTTCCCCTACATCGAGATCAAGAACACCTCGTCTCAGATGGAGCACGAAGCGTCCACGTCGAAGATCGGCGAAGACCAGATTTTCTACTGCCGCCAGCGCGGCCTCTCGACCGAGGACGCGGTGAACATGATCGTGAGCGGGTTCTGCAAGGAGGTCTTCCGCGAGCTGCCGATGGAGTTCGCCGTCGAGGCGCAGAAGCTGCTCGGGGTGAGCCTCGAAGGGTCGGTGGGATAG